The Bradyrhizobium sp. CCGB01 genome segment GACATAGAGTGCGAGGAGCATTGCCAACAGGACGCGCAGCGCGAACGCCCAGGAACTCACCGGAAAGCCGGCAAACACCCGCGGGCGGATGTCGCCGGCAGCGCTGGTGGCGTCCCTTGGCATCGTGCTCCATCCGTGTTGCGCAAAACGTACGGTCTGCCAGCATCGCGAAATCGAAGCGGAGCATGAGCTTTGTCGTGCCCGCCGGTATTTTCTGTCCACCAACGCGCTTTCGGGAACGCACGCCGGAAAGGCGCGCCAAGCCCGAGCAGGGGGCCCGACTATTGCGGCGCGTGGCCCGCCAGAGCCTCTTCGAGGCAGCGGATGATCTCGTCGCCGCTGGATGGCTTGCCGAGATAGCAATGCGCGCCAGCCGCCATGACGCGCTGGCGTACGGGTTCGCTGGGGAACGCGGTCATGAAAATGATCGGGAAACGGCGCCCGGAGGCAACCAGGCGCGCCTGCAATTCATCGCCGGTAACGACCGGCATCTGAACGTCGGCGATCATGCAGGCCGGATCTTCTCCCGCCGGTTCCCGCAGAAAGTCGACACCGGACGCGTAGGCGTGGGCTTCATAGCCGAGCGAACGCACCAAGCTGGCCAGCGACGTGCGAACGCCTTCGTCGTCGTCCACGATCGCAATCACCGGGGTTTTGGCCATTGGCGCATTTCCTGACCGCTGTGTTCCGCCGGGAGGATATCTCCCATTGGGCGGCCGATGGCGCCTTATGCACCGTGCGGCAGTCCCGCCGAAATTATACTCAGGTTTGGTCAGTAGTCTTTCGGGTCTGGAATATCCCGAGCGCTTCGGCCTTGCGAACGAGGTCGGCCAGCGACCTTGCCTCCATCTTGCGCATGACGTTGCCGCGGTGAATCTTCACGGTGATCTCGCTGAGGCCGATCAGGCCTGCCACCTGCTTGTTCATCAAGCCGGCGGTAACATGGCCCATCACCTCGCGCTCGCGGGCCGTCAGGCTCTCGTACTGGATGCGGATATCTTCCTTCGTCGCGGCTTCCGCGCGGCGCTGCGCATCGCGCTCGAGCGCTGCCGTCACGGCGTCCAGCATGTCCTGATCGCGAAACGGCTTGGACAGGAAATCCACGGCACCGGCCTTCATGGCGCGCACCGACATGGGAATGTCCCCATGACCGGTCATGAAGATGATTGGATAACCGATGCCCTGGCGGGCCAGTTGCCCCTGGAGATCGAGGCCACTCACGCCCGGGAGCCGGACGTCCAGCACGATGCAGGCTGGGCCGTCGGGCATCGTGCCGCCAAGCAGCTCGGCCGGCGAGCCGAACAGGCACGTCTCGAGGCCGACGGATCGGAACAGGCTGTCGAGCGAGGCACGGATGCTCGCGTCGTCGTCAACGATGATGACGACTGGACTGGAGGATTGGGCCGGCGGTTGCACTTGGTTTGGGCGTGTCATGGCAAGGCGTGTTCTTGGCTGAATGGGAGTGTGAGGTGGAATGTCGCGCCCGAGCCCGGAGGGCTCTCTACCGACAATCGGCCGCCGTGAGCTTCCACCGTGGTCCGGCAGATCGCAAGTCCCATGCCCATGCCGCTACCCTTGGTGGTGAAGAACGGATCAAACAGGTGCGGTAGGTCATCGGGCCGAATGCCCGGTCCGGTGTCCTGGACCGTGATGGCAAGATTTTCACCGTCGGCGGTTCCGGCGCGCAGCGTGACGGTGTGGGAGCCGGGCCGGCCTGACATGGCCTGGCCGGCATTGATC includes the following:
- a CDS encoding response regulator transcription factor translates to MAKTPVIAIVDDDEGVRTSLASLVRSLGYEAHAYASGVDFLREPAGEDPACMIADVQMPVVTGDELQARLVASGRRFPIIFMTAFPSEPVRQRVMAAGAHCYLGKPSSGDEIIRCLEEALAGHAPQ
- a CDS encoding response regulator transcription factor encodes the protein MTRPNQVQPPAQSSSPVVIIVDDDASIRASLDSLFRSVGLETCLFGSPAELLGGTMPDGPACIVLDVRLPGVSGLDLQGQLARQGIGYPIIFMTGHGDIPMSVRAMKAGAVDFLSKPFRDQDMLDAVTAALERDAQRRAEAATKEDIRIQYESLTAREREVMGHVTAGLMNKQVAGLIGLSEITVKIHRGNVMRKMEARSLADLVRKAEALGIFQTRKTTDQT